The genomic interval CCGGCGCGGTCTGTTCCTCGTGGTCGCCGGTGCGTTGCTCGTCGCGGTGGCGTTCGGTGCGGGATGGGCGCTCGCACCCGACACCGACCGCGTCACCGAGGAGGCCGACCCGGACAACACGACGTATCTGGTCGGCGTGCAGGGACCCGGCCCGAACGGGAACGTGACCGCCATCGACGGCCACGGCGACGTCCGGTGGAGCATCGGCGACATCATCAGCTACCAGAACGTCCAGCGACTCGACGACGGCCGGGTGCTGGCGACGTTCGCCGCGGGCGGCTACGAGGCCTGCGGCCCCTACGACCCGCCGTGCAAGCGCACCGGCTACCGCATCATCGACTCCGAACCGGAACCCACCGTCGAGGACGAGTGGAGCTATCCGGTCAAGACCCGCAAGGACAGCGAGGTCCACGACGCCGAGATGCTCGACAACGGCGACGTCCTCGTGGCCGACATGGAGTGGGAGAGCATCTTCACCTACGACCCCGAGTCGGGCGAGCGAAACTGGACGTGGAACGCCAGCGACCACTACGAGGCCCCCGAGGACCCCCGGAGCGAGGACTGGCTCCACCTCAACGACGTCGACTACATCGGCGACGACCGCTACCTCGTCTCGATCCGCAACGAGAACCAGTTGCTAATCGTCGAGCGCGGCGAGGGCGTGGTCGAGGTCATCAACGAGGACGGCGACGAGGACGTGCTGAATCAACAGCACAACCCCCACTGGCTCGGTGACGGCGCGGTGGTGGTCGCCGACTCCGAGAACCACCGCGTGGTCGAACTCCACCGCAACGAATCGTCGGGCGAGTGGGAGGTCGCGTGGCAGGTCGCCAAGGTCGGGGGCATCGCGTTCGACTGGCCCCGCGACGCCGACCGTCTGCCCAACGGCAACACGCTGGTGACCGACAGCCGGAACAACCGCGTGGTCGAGGTCACCGAGAACGGGAGCGTCGTCGCGAGCTACGAGGTCCCGTCGCTCCCCTACGAAGCCGACAAGGTTCCGCA from Halorussus salilacus carries:
- a CDS encoding aryl-sulfate sulfotransferase produces the protein MSARHPLRRGLFLVVAGALLVAVAFGAGWALAPDTDRVTEEADPDNTTYLVGVQGPGPNGNVTAIDGHGDVRWSIGDIISYQNVQRLDDGRVLATFAAGGYEACGPYDPPCKRTGYRIIDSEPEPTVEDEWSYPVKTRKDSEVHDAEMLDNGDVLVADMEWESIFTYDPESGERNWTWNASDHYEAPEDPRSEDWLHLNDVDYIGDDRYLVSIRNENQLLIVERGEGVVEVINEDGDEDVLNQQHNPHWLGDGAVVVADSENHRVVELHRNESSGEWEVAWQVAKVGGIAFDWPRDADRLPNGNTLVTDSRNNRVVEVTENGSVVASYEVPSLPYEADKVPHGEQPADTEGLEPYGTDRETDLGLFDRKIPVLWLLLAGARDVIALPYWVSEVHVFVVLVAGVLWLRGGYLLARAGLRGKG